Proteins from a genomic interval of Aspergillus flavus chromosome 7, complete sequence:
- a CDS encoding putative Golgi membrane protein codes for MDSFALTEGIVPDSNNQDGHDAEKDTTGKLPEGANKFQRAIAAWRGIDLSNTIAKLDSTASDIVAQQRDALVQRKDLAQKTKDFRKLDDATKLAEFKGLLKAYQSFIDVLTNQGKASSNAFLQLYSSLSEAPDPYPLLEASVDSLVHSEETVPKLTSERNQLQSNVDRLTSQLDDAEKRLEEERTARKKLEDNQESKIKEIESSWSAVLSEKSNNWTAKEKSLEEKVENQERLIKELKASYEVSQRLGQEESSGDGHQQGGATAAELELVSADLEKTSIRLAEVEARNEQLRLELAQVVSHSQPEQTTSVEEDPAYLRLQSENSSLLRKLDAARFDRESERHSWEAKISQSERHGAKVAAERDELRTRLDKVADYEDIRRELEMIKSIEFSAGDDDDARDSTDDAAIAANGASKAGAKNSLEQLLMSRNKKLTDELTILRVSHRDLQGQLETLREDLSTTKEELEKSQKLSTTLENDLLRVQEEAANAFPSSAMSVAGTYTSRHPYSSRRGGTSPTSSIISGFDHSSGSSNTMDAIRAGEPVGGGSGLLPMIQAQRDRFKKKNAELEEELSKMYNSVKSLRQEVSSLQKDNLSLYEKTRYVSTYNRGQGGSSSASAYGNKPSASSVHLSADTPSGLSLDRYQSAYEAQISPFAAFKGRESVRAYKRMSLPERVVFSLTRIILANRTSRNLFAGYCFAIHILLFAMLYMMSTMEIEKHSASLGAAAVAGGAGNIHSSGQQLNGDDWQQEGFHNGR; via the exons ATGGATTCTTTCGCGCTTACGGAGGGCATTGTGCCTGATTCAAACAATCAAGATGGCCACGATGCCGAAAAGGACACCACTGGAAAGTTGCCCGAGGGGGCTAACAAGTTTCAACGCGCTATTGCAGCTTGGAGAG GTATTGACCTGTCCAATACGATCGCGAAGTTAGATTCGACTGCCTCCGACATTGTCGCTCAGCAGCGCGATGCCCTCGTTCAAAGGAAGGATCTCGcccagaagacgaaggatTTCCGAAAGCTGGATGACGCGACCAAGCTGGCGGAATTCAAGGGCCTGTTGAAAG CGTACCAAAGCTTTATCGACGTCTTGACGAACCAGGGGAAAGCCTCTTCCAACGCTTTCCTACAGCTATACTCTTCCTTGTCAGAGGCCCCTGACCCTTATCCGCTCCTTGAGGCATCCGTCGACTCCCTCGTTCATTCCGAAGAAACCGTACCGAAATTAACCTCCGAACGGAACCAACTACAGAGCAACGTGGACCGCCTTACCTCTCAATTAGATGATGCTGAAAAGCGACTCGAAGAAGAACGGACCGCAagaaagaagttggaggatAACCAGGAATCAAAGATCAAAGAGATTGAGTCTTCTTGGTCAGCCGTTTTGTCGGAGAAATCGAACAATTGGACCgccaaggagaagagcttggaagagaaggtagaGAACCAAGAACGCTTGATCAAGGAACTCAAAGCGAGCTATGAGGTCTCACAACGGCTGGGCCAAGAAGAGAGTAGTGGTGATGGCCACCAACAAGGAGGGGCTACCGCTGCGGAACTGGAGCTGGTGTCAGCCGATCTCGAAAAGACTAGTATTAGGCTGGCAGAAGTAGAGGCAAGGAATGAGCAATTGAGACTTGAGCTGGCTCAAGTTGTCTCGCATTCGCAGCCAGAGCAGACAACATCCGTTGAAGAAGACCCCGCATACCTTCGCCTTCAATCGGAGAACTCTTCCCTATTACGCAAGTTGGATGCAGCACGTTTTGACAGAGAGTCTGAACGGCATTCTTGGGAGGCCAAGATATCGCAATCCGAGAGGCATGGCGCCAAAGTTGCCGCTGAGAGAGATGAGTTACGAACGAGGTTGGACAAGGTCGCGGATTATGAAGATATCCGCCGCGAGCTGGAGATGATAAAA TCTATCGAATTTTCTGccggtgacgatgatgatgcccgAGACTCCACGGATGATGCCGCGATCGCCGCCAATGGCGCCTCCAAGGCTGGTGCAAAGAACAGTTTAGAGCAGCTTCTGATGTCTAGAAACAAGAAGCTCACGGACGAACTCACCATTTTACGGGTATCACACCGGGACCTCCAGGGCCAACTCGAGACTCTGCGTGAAGACCTGTCGACGACTAAGGAGGAGCTTGAAAAGTCCCAGAAACTCTCTACTACTCTTGAGAATGATCTCCTTCGGGTGCAGGAAGAGGCAGCGAATGCCTTCCCATCATCTGCGATGTCCGTTGCAGGCACGTACACATCAAGGCACCCCTACTCCTCTCGCCGGGGAGGTACGTCGCCGACATCATCAATCATCTCGGGCTTTGACCACTCTTCTGGGTCTTCCAACACCATGGATGCCATTCGAGCAGGAGAACCTGTTGGGGGTGGCTCAGGCTTATTGCCGATGATCCAGGCACAGCGAGACCGGTttaagaagaagaatgcggagttggaggaggagctcTCAAAAATGTACAACTCAGTAAAGTCGCTTCGGCAGGaagtttcttctcttcagaAGGATAATCTCAGTCTGTATGAAAAGACTCGGTATGTATCAACATACAACCGTGGCCAGGGGGGCTCCTCCTCTGCAAGTGCCTACGGGAACAAGCCGAGCGCATCCTCTGTCCATCTGTCTGCGGACACACCATCGGGACTCTCACTTGATCGCTACCAATCTGCCTACGAGGCCCAGATTTCGCCGTTTGCTGCTTTCAAGGGCCGGGAATCTGTACGGGCATATAAACGCATGAGCCTCCCTGAGCGGGTTGTCTTCTCTCTTACCCGAATAATCCTGGCTAATCGGACTAGCCGGAACCTATTCGCCGGGTATTGCTTCGCCATCCATATTCTTCTGTTCGCTATGTTATACATGATGAGCACGATGGAAATTGAGAAGCACAGCGCAAGCTtaggtgctgctgctgtggctGGTGGAGCTGGCAACATCCATAGTAGCGGCCAGCAATTAAACGGGGACGACTGGCAACAAGAGGGATTCCATAATGGCAGATAG